Proteins encoded within one genomic window of Scheffersomyces stipitis CBS 6054 chromosome 3, complete sequence:
- a CDS encoding predicted protein: protein MGDVKVLEPSLVKDLSNHIYEKRKATAYQIESLTKAALANNDSQTIYRIINELTELTNGGTNSAKMGAITALGSVSVALGSFAIAYFLEEIIKPIFATFRDTDARVRYYACESLYNIAKIARGEILLYFNEVFDILCILVTDSESSVKNAADILDRLIKDIVSAKSTNYVSILQQQEVSNDIQSHLVDANGVAIQVNQVQDAQKAFSLPKFIPTLLERMYTIDPFAKKFLISWLELFDDIPSLELITFLPNFLEPLIKFLMNNAPSDVRLETVNILTVFLKEIKAISKVKFEVKRRQLVKEKKRTLLEKASAKRAAEAAALAAEDPEDATAVASIAAANQEESTEVQLQSSVSDTESIKSNSTTIVRKIQPSEEPVPPQQEEEAASEGEIFLNGQDIFIDYPNVIDILLSFVRFPPESKKDIKFNSLANETHDTYLEIQIIVIKWLQEILEISPVGFAKYLPDCVSIIIRNISITDQEKDFELRNSFLNFNLALQNFLIKIQDNGEEAEEDDDPENVNENLIHGLNKEVTDEFVDFQLPNTLDITIKEYLTSNNELARITSLEWLIFLYSKYADGFFKFIGEDEHKFDLTDLLKSSANTSHDVILKVLQLLSRISESNQEFFKDFMIKLVKLFEQEGQEKSSDNAPRIKIEFIIRKLCVTLNSEKIYKTLSEVLSSIDDLDFLNMMIVTLNNILLTTQELTSFRKKLKNLDVYKLEDWSLFATLFQSWCHNAPSALSLCLLTSNYELAYLIIKSLSESEVNFQLLTQVDILVQLLESPIFLKLRLQLLEPEKHPYLYKTLYGLLMILPQSSTFTTLKNRLGSISHINTASIAASTGIPLSTPVPTPGPGTTATAVSNQLSIKRKRIYEMLDKFTKVQDKHEEYNLERKLKDYSEYEVSNNNSTFNINPGASVKGGERLISHSSSTTENKKDYFGHIHEDGKSIAKRASSSRLGLNRM from the coding sequence ATGGGAGATGTCAAAGTGTTGGAGCCGTCGCTCGTGAAAGATCTTTCCAATCATATCTacgaaaagagaaaagcCACCGCGTATCAGATCGAGTCGCTCACCAAGGCTGCTCTCGCTAACAACGACTCCCAGACAATCTACCGGATCATAAACGAATTGACCGAACTCACCAATGGTGGCACCAATCTGGCCAAGATGGGCGCAATTACCGCTTTGGGCTCAGTATCAGTTGCTCTTGGTTCGTTTGCTATAGCCTACTTTCTTGAGGAAATCATCAAGCCGATCTTCGCTACCTTCAGAGACACCGATGCCCGGGTTCGTTACTATGCATGCGAGTCGCTTTACAACATCGCCAAAATTGCCAGGGGCGAGATATTGCTCTACTTCAACGAGGTATTTGACATCTTGTGCATTCTTGTAACCGATAGCGAATCTTCTGTGAAGAACGCGGCCGATATTCTCGATCGTTTGATAAAGGATATCGTTTCTGCCAAATCCACTAATTATGTGTCCATTTTACAGCAACAGGAAGTATCTAATGATATTCAGTCCCATCTCGTGGATGCCAATGGTGTAGCTATTCAAGTCAACCAGGTCCAAGATGCCCAGAAGGCATTTCTGTTACCAAAGTTCATCCCCACTCTTTTAGAGAGAATGTACACAATTGATCCGTTTGCCAAAAAGTTTTTAATCAGTTGGTTGGAGTTGTTTGACGATATCCCCCTGCTTGAGTTGATCACATTTTTACCCAATTTCCTCGAGCCGTTGATCAAGTTTCTCATGAATAACGCGCCGTCAGATGTACGTTTGGAAACGGTCAACATCTTGACCGTGTTCctcaaggaaatcaaggCCATTTCAAAAGTCAAATTCGAAGTCAAACGCCGTCAGTTGGtcaaggagaagaagaggacgTTGTTGGAGAAGGCTTCTGCGAAAAGAGCTGCAGAAGCAGCTGCTCttgctgctgaagatcCTGAAGATGCCACAGCTGTTGCTTCTATTGCTGCTGCAAACCAAGAAGAGTCTACAGAAGTGCAGTTGCAATCGTCTGTGAGTGATACCGAATCAATCAAGTCCAACAGCACTACTATTGTTCGTAAAATACAGCCTTCAGAAGAACCGGTACCTCCACAGCAAGAAGAGGAGGCAGCTTCTGAGGGTGAGATCTTCCTCAACGGCCAGGATATCTTCATAGACTACCCCAATGTGATTGACATCTTGCTCTCGTTTGTTAGATTTCCGCCAGAGCTGAAGAAGGACATTAAGTTCAACAGTCTTGCCAACGAGACTCACGACACGTATTTGGAGATTCAGATCATAGTAATCAAATGGCTCCAGGAAATTTTGGAGATTTCTCCAGTCGGATTTGCCAAGTATCTTCCCGATTGTGTTTCCATTATCATCAGAAATATCTCAATCACCGACCAGGAGAAAGACTTCGAACTCCGTAACTCAtttttgaacttcaatctcGCACTTcagaacttcttgataaaGATCCAGGACAACGGCgaagaagccgaagaagacgatgatCCTGAGAATGTTAACGAAAACTTGATCCACGGCTTGAACAAAGAAGTCACCGATGAGtttgttgatttccagTTGCCCAATACTCTAGACATCACCATCAAGGAATACTTGACTTCTAACAACGAGCTTGCAAGAATCACTTCGTTGGAATGGTTAATCTTCTTATACTCCAAGTACGCCGatggatttttcaaattcattgGGGAAGACGAACACAAGTTTGACCTTACTGATCTTTTAAAGTCTTCAGCAAATACCAGTCACGATGTAATCTTGAAAGTGTTACAGCTTTTGTCGCGAATTTCTGAATCTAACCAAGAGTTCTTTAAGGACTTTATGATAAAGCTCGTGAAATTGTTTGAACAAGAGGGCCAGGAGAAATCGTCAGATAATGCCCCGCGAATTAAGATCGAGTTCATAATCCGCAAGTTGTGTGTCACATTGAACTCAGAAAAGATCTACAAGACTTTATCGGAAGTTTTGTCGTCCATCGATGATCTCGATTTTCTCAACATGATGATAGTTACCTTGaacaacatcttgttgacTACACAAGAATTGACCAGCTTCAGAAAGAAGCTAAAGAATCTAGATGTCTACAAGCTCGAAGACTGGTCTTTGTTTGCAACGTTGTTTCAGAGCTGGTGCCACAACGCACCCAGCGCGTTGTCTTTGTGCTTGCTTACATCGAACTACGAGTTAGCATATCTTATCATCAAGAGCTTATCTGAACTGGAAGTTAATTTCCAGTTGTTGACTCAGGTTGATATCTTGGTCCAGTTGCTCGAATCTCCAatctttttgaagttgagatTGCAATTACTTGAGCCGGAAAAGCATCCATACTTGTATAAAACGTTGTATGGTTTGCTCATGATATTACCTCAATCATCTACGTTCACTACGCTTAAGAACAGATTAGGCTCTATCTCACACATAAACACCGCCAGTATAGCCGCTTCTACTGGAATCCCCTTGAGTACCCCTGTGCCCACGCCAGGCCCTGGCACTACTGCCACAGCAGTCAGCAACCAGCTCTCTATCAAGAGGAAGCGCATTTATGAAatgttggacaagttcaCCAAGGTTCAGGATAAACACGAAGAATACAATCTTGAACGTAAACTAAAAGATTACAGCGAATACGAAGTcagcaacaataatagcaCCTTCAACATCAATCCTGGTGCGTCAGTAAAAGGTGGAGAACGGTTAATCAGCCATAGTTCCAGTACAACGGAGAATAAGAAGGATTACTTCGGCCATATCCATGAAGACGGCAAGAGTATTGCCAAACGCGCTAGCAGCAGCAGACTTGGCTTGAATCGGATGTGA
- a CDS encoding 60S acidic ribosomal protein P2 (go_component intracellular; ribosome~go_function structural constituent of ribosome~go_process translational elongation): MKYLAAYLLLVNAGNATPSAADIKAVLSAADVEVEEEKVEKLIAEVEGKTAEELIAEGNEKLSSVPTGAAAGASAGAASSGAVAEEAAEEAAEEEKEESDDDMGFGLFD, encoded by the exons A TGAAATACTTAGCTGCTTACTTATTGTTGGTTAACGCCGGTAACGCCACACCATCTGCCGCTGACATCAAGGCTGTCTTGTCTGCCGCCGATGTCgaagtcgaagaagaaaaggttgaaaagttgatcgctgaagttgaaggcaagactgctgaagaattgatcGCTGAAGGTAACGAAAAGTTGTCTTCTGTCCCAACCGGTGCTGCCGCTGGTGCTTCTGCTGGTGCCGCTTCCTCTGGTGCCGTTGCcgaagaagctgctgaagaagccgctgaagaagaaaaggaagaatcCGACGACGACATGGGTTTCGGTTTGTTCGATTAG
- a CDS encoding predicted protein, translating into FLLLYPISALIQVLMTGPMGLFTAWISVLQQSALVSAFVVTILLMPEVQRIAFDAVLSNEFADDVVLLGKLRRIVKVPFLVKCGKLLWALPNMLAFPYIIAKAILLMFVGSIPFVGTIIVVLIQAPSKGLQAHARYFVLKGFDKRQIRAIYRGNTGAYMGFGIAATLLEQIPFLSIFFMFTNTIGGALWVVNIEQKRKKETQELKEKENAEQILQ; encoded by the coding sequence TTTCTACTACTATATCCAATCCTGGCACTAATCCAGGTACTCATGACTGGACCAATGGGGTTGTTCACAGCATGGATTTCGGTTCTACAGCAGTCGGCCTTGGTTTCTGCCTTTGTTGTCACAATCCTCTTGATGCCAGAAGTTCAAAGAATAGCATTTGATGCAGTTTTGAGCAACGAGTTTGCTGACGATGTTGTATTATTGGGTAAACTCAGAAGAATTGTCAAGGTTCCATTCTTGGTCAAGTGTGGCAAGCTCCTCTGGGCTCTTCCCAATATGTTGGCCTTTCCTTATATTATCGCCAAGGCAATTTTGCTTATGTTTGTTGGTAGTATCCCTTTTGTAGGGACTATCATTGTGGTTTTGATCCAAGCACCATCGAAAGGGCTACAGGCACACGCAAGGTATTTTGTGCTTAAGGGATTCGACAAACGACAAATAAGAGCTATCTACAGAGGCAACACTGGTGCCTATATGGGATTTGGGATAGCTGCAACTctacttgaacaaatccCTTTCTTAagtatcttcttcatgttCACCAACACCATCGGAGGTGCTCTCTGGGTTGTCAATATTGAACAAAAGCGAAAGAAAGAGACGCAAGAGCTcaaggaaaaagaaaatgcaGAACAGATTTTACAATAA
- a CDS encoding predicted protein (go_component nucleus~go_function nucleic acid binding; zinc ion binding): MSVPSFMPHGSNPQTASFTCNTCGIKFVTAELQRQHMKTDWHRYNLKRRVAELPSITSDVFAEKILNQQTSQEPAEEDEYGFYVARRRTKATGNGRQITKKLIKQQQRQLHEARGRPEQSEVVSGSSLRAASPATSIASEFSQFSLGDSDQLHEVASTTETGSELNYSESDFTDLEGDLLSEEDEVEDHDADSLQEIESIPITHCFYCGDNNHEVENNIRHMYSRHGLYIPERSYLVDLEGLLHFLSEVVSIDHECLVCGFEGKNLESIRQHIYAKGHCKIPYESKEEKQAMAEFYDFYTEEEKPKRASTSKSVAFKEVDDQILVDDDDENVDDDDRMAIDNGINDNYSLVHVDRSGVELTLPTGSRIGHRSMARYYRQNIALPTEPSESSKTVALVDRRFASGLSAYQVSKEEKEIRKIESQVRNNYERKTKNRRVNFQKHFRDELLGPM, encoded by the exons ATGAGCGTTCCTTCTTTTATGCCCCATGGCTCAAACCCACAGACAGCCTCTTTCACCTGTAATACCTGTGGAATCAAGTTTGTCACGGCAGAGTTGCAAAGACAGCATATGAAGACCGACTGGCACCGGTACAATCTAAAGAGACGTGTGGCGGAGTTGCCATCGATCACCTCAGACGTTTTTGCCGAAAAAATATTGAACCAGCAAACTTCTCAGGAACCTGCTGAGGAGGACGAATATGGATTCTATGTAGCCCGTAGAAGGACCAAAGCCACCGGAAATGGCAGGCAGatcaccaagaagttgatcaaacaACAGCAAAGACAATTACACGAAGCCAGAGGAAGACCAGAACAgtctgaagttgtttctggatcttcCTTGAGAGCAGCTAGTCCTGCGACTTCCATAGCTTCGGAGTTTTCGCAATTTTCACTTGGTGATTCCGACCAACTTCATGAAGTGGCTTCTACCACAGAAACAGGCTCTGAGTTAAACTACTCGGAGTCGGACTTCACTGACTTGGAAGGTGACTTACTAagcgaagaagacgaagtgGAAGACCATGATGCAGAT TCGTTGCAAGAAATCGAATCTATACCGATCACTCATTGCTTCTATTGTGGGGACAACAACCATGAGGTGGAGAACAATATTAGACATATGTACAGTAGGCACGGGTTGTATATACCCGAAAGATCTTACTTAGTGGATTTGGAAGGGTTGCTCCACTTTTTGAGCGAAGTAGTTTCTATAGACCACGAGTGTTTGGTGTGTGGCTTTGAGGGTAAAAACTTGGAGAGTATCAGACAGCATATCTACGCCAAGGGTCATTGCAAGATTCCGTATGAGAGCAAGGAGGAAAAACAGGCGATGGCGGAGTTCTACGACTTCTATACGGAGGAGGAAAAGCCGAAGAGAGCTAGCACTTCGAAATCAGTTGCATttaaagaagttgatgatcAAATACTTGTGGAT GATGACGATGAAAatgttgatgatgacgataGGATGGCAATCGACAACGGAATCAACGACAACTACTCCTTGGTTCACGTAGACAGAAGCGGGGTAGAGTTGACATTGCCTACTGGCTCGAGAATTGGCCACAGGTCCATGGCAAGATATTATCGCCAGAACATCGCCTTGCCCACTGAGCCCAGTGAATCATCCAAGACGGTGGCTCTTGTGGATCGTAGATTTGCATCGGGATTGTCTGCATATCAAGTCTCGAAGGAGGAGAAGGAGATCAGAAAGATCGAGCTGCAGGTCAGAAACAACTACGAGAGAAAGACCAAGAACAGGAGAGTTAACTTCCAAAAGCATTTCCGTGACGAGCTCTTGGGACCCATGTAG
- a CDS encoding putative mitochondrial 37S ribosomal protein SWS2 (go_component intracellular; ribosome~go_function RNA binding; structural constituent of ribosome~go_process protein biosynthesis), whose protein sequence is MGVHVFGKSIKHNSLVRIGLAKAIFGIGYQTAERICAKVGIYPQMRMNQLSEPQIMDLNKEISDLLVEGHLKQKINNDIRMKRDIGSYSGFRHAQGLPVRGQGTRNNAATAGKLNKLERFRV, encoded by the exons ATGGGTGTCCACGTCTTTGGGAAGTCTATCAAGCACAACTCATTGGTCAGA ATAGGGTTGGCCAAGGCCATCTTTGGAATCGGTTACCAGACTGCTGAAAGAATCTGTGCTAAAGTCGGCATCTACCCCCAGATGAGAATGAACCAATTATCAGAACCCCAAATCATGGACTTAAACAAAGAAATCTCCGATTTACTTGTGGAAGGTCatttgaagcagaagatcaacaacgacatcAGGATGAAGAGAGACATTGGCTCCTATTCCGGTTTCAGACACGCTCAAGGTTTACCAGTACGTGGTCAAGGTACCAGAAACAATGCTGCTACTGCTGgtaagttgaacaaattggaGAGATTCAGAGTATGA
- the GSH2 gene encoding glutathione synthetase (go_function glutathione synthase activity; ATP binding~go_process glutathione biosynthesis) has protein sequence MSRKEFPVLSVQQTSELREALLQWGLANGLVMYPPNFDDFSANNAPITLFPTPLPKSSFKTAQDVQQLFNELYINLVIHQKEWLVDTLESLSNFDADFTGKLFEVYKKAVAESPNNKLVQPISVGLFRSDYMVHESTNEIKQIEFNTVSVSFGGLSTKVGELHNYLNQAGYYDKSYSYKYYDDEEIPVSNSINELADGLADANFYYNDETKNTKTVVLAVVQPGERNCFDQRHIEYSLLKNHGIKTYRVTLEDVESRTTVNNNKLYIRSTMDEVSVVYYRSGYSPSDYEVNPEKTWAARLFLEKSQAVKCPSVLTQLAGAKKIQQILTKEDKIKKFLPDISDSDLKNILSTFVAIYPLDNSEEGKLAKKLAFEQPEKFVLKPQREGGGNNIYKENIPGFLNSISEEEWGAYILMEIINPPKHSNKIIRNHEIYNEDIISELGVFGTIVYNEDSGKVLTNKTSGWLLRSKFSSSNEGGVAAGFGCVDNVYLY, from the coding sequence ATGTCTCGCAAGGAATTCCCCGTTTTATCGGTACAACAGACATCTGAATTGAGAGAAGCCTTATTGCAATGGGGTTTAGCCAACGGCTTAGTCATGTATCCTCCCAACTTTGACGACTTTTCGGCCAACAATGCTCCCATCACTTTGTTTCCTACACCCTTACCTAAATCCAGTTTCAAAACTGCCCAGGATGTCCAACAGCTCTTCAATGAGTTGTACATTAACTTAGTAATCCATCAAAAAGAGTGGCTTGTAGACACCTTGGAAAGTTTATCAAATTTTGACGCTGATTTCACTGGTAAGTTGTTTGAAGTGTACAAAAAGGCTGTCGCTGAGAGCCCCAATAACAAGTTGGTACAACCTATCTCTGTGGGATTGTTCAGATCAGATTATATGGTCCACGAGAGTACTaatgaaatcaaacaaATCGAGTTCAACACCGTCAGTGTTTCATTTGGTGGTTTGTCCACGAAGGTAGGCGAATTGCACAACTACTTGAATCAAGCCGGTTACTACGACAAAAGTTATTCGTACAAGTACTATGATGATGAGGAAATACCAGTTTCCAATTCCATCAACGAATTGGCCGATGGTTTGGCAGATGCAAACTTCTACTACAATGATGAAACCAAGAACACGAAAACAGTTGTTTTGGCAGTGGTACAACCAGGGGAAAGAAACTGCTTTGACCAAAGACACATTGAATACTCTTTGCTTAAGAACCATGGCATCAAGACTTACAGAGTAACAttggaagatgttgaaTCCAGAACAACCGTCAACAATAACAAGTTGTACATAAGGTCTACTATGGACGAAGTCTCGGTTGTTTACTATCGTTCTGGTTATTCTCCATCAGATTATGAAGTGAACCCGGAAAAGACTTGGGCCGCTCGATTATTTCTTGAGAAGTCTCAGGCAGTCAAGTGTCCTTCTGTCTTGACACAATTAGCAGGtgcaaagaagattcaacaaatattAACAAAGGAGGAtaagatcaagaagttcttgcCGGACatttctgattctgatttgaagaacatcTTGTCTACGTTTGTAGCCATTTATCCTTTGGacaattcagaagaaggaaagttGGCCAAAAAGTTGGCATTTGAACAACCAGAAAAGTTTGTTTTGAAGCCACAAAGAGAAGGTGGTGGAAATAACATCTACAAAGAGAATATTCCTGGCTTTTTGAACAGCATCAGCGAAGAGGAGTGGGGGGCATATATCTTGATGGAGATTATCAATCCTCCCAAGCATAGCAACAAAATTATTAGAAATCATGAGATATacaatgaagatatcattTCTGAGTTGGGAGTGTTTGGAACCATTGTGTACAATGAAGATTCGGGCAAGGTTTTGACCAACAAGACCTCCGGTTGGTTGTTGAGATCCAAATTCAGTTCCAGTAATGAGGGTGGAGTTGCCGCTGGTTTCGGCTGCGTAGACAATGTATATTTGTATTAA
- a CDS encoding predicted protein (go_process protein folding): MSLETHLYDVLGVPTIATTEEISRAYKRLALKCHPDKTNHNPQLTEQFKESTRAYEILRDAKKRGIYDQYGEAGLDGTYQPPATATNVATGSGRSSFFSQRPCQRFASATDIFSQVFNDINSIFSGETVFEFAPGFMNVGGAQAPGAAHSANMMKNVQPAGSAARAPVQGENIHHTCNVTLGDLYFGKTIKLQLPKNSKCRSCDGYGGLRPKTCRTCRGSGQVVVTYYNEFSQYQQTGSCRNCSGTGTYIAPFDKCNDCTLGYLREKKILEISVLPGTKNGDKIVLRGEGDEGRNLIPGDVIIHINQTSHPFLVRKYNDLYMEHEIDLRTALLGGEVLIPDFLRTNHTLKILINVHGFRDLNQSIDEDLQLGEVVGTVNPDEPKIVKGLGMPINNLLSCGQLVQNSNLPAEASDFRKYKKGNLFINFKVKLPSVQDFLNGEQDLTLLSKVLPSTKPTANIASTIFEETHLANIPG; encoded by the coding sequence ATGTCGCTAGAAACGCACCTATACGACGTTCTAGGCGTGCCTACGATAGCCACCACGGAGGAGATATCAAGAGCATACAAACGGCTAGCTCTTAAGTGCCATCCCGATAAAACCAACCACAATCCACAGCTAACTGAACAATTCAAAGAGTCTACGAGAGCTTACGAGATTCTCAGAGATGCCAAAAAGAGAGGAATATACGACCAGTACGGCGAGGCAGGGTTAGATGGCACGTACCAACCTCCAGCGACTGCTACAAATGTAGCTACGGGTAGTGGCAGATCTTCCTTTTTCAGCCAGAGACCATGCCAAAGATTCGCTTCGGCGACAGATATTTTTTCTCAGGTATTCAACGACATCAACAGCATCTTCTCGGGTGAGACCGTGTTTGAGTTTGCGCCTGGGTTCATGAATGTTGGTGGAGCACAGGCTCCAGGTGCGGCACATAGTGCTAACATGATGAAGAATGTTCAGCCAGCTGGTTCTGCAGCCAGGGCTCCGGTTCAAGGTGAGAACATCCACCACACTTGTAATGTGACGCTTGGGGACTTATATTTCGGTAAGACGATCAAACTTCAGCTTCCTAAGAACAGCAAGTGCCGTAGCTGTGATGGGTATGGTGGATTAAGGCCGAAGACCTGTAGAACATGTCGAGGTTCGGGCCAAGTAGTAGTCACATACTACAACGAGTTTTCCCAATACCAACAGACTGGGTCCTGTAGAAACTGTAGCGGCACCGGGACCTATATAGCTCCATTTGACAAGTGTAACGACTGCACTCTAGGATACTTAAGAGAGAAAAAGATTCTTGAGATCAGCGTTTTGCCAGGAACTAAAAACGGCGACAAAATCGTTCTACGCGGCGAAGGTGACGAAGGCAGAAACTTGATTCCAGGTGACGTTATAATCCATATTAATCAGACATCACATCCTTTCTTGGTGCGAAAGTATAATGATTTGTATATGGAACACGAGATAGACTTGAGAACGGCGTTGTTGGGTGGAGAAGTTCTTATTCCGGACTTCTTAAGAACCAACCATACCCTCAAGATTTTGATCAACGTCCATGGCTTCAGAGATTTGAACCAATCTATAGACGAAGACCTTCAGTTGGGTGAAGTCGTGGGAACGGTGAATCCAGACGAACCCAAAATAGTCAAGGGGTTGGGAATGCCCATTAACAACTTGCTCAGTTGCGGACAATTAGTTCAAAACAGCAATTTGCCAGCGGAAGCATCTGATTTCAGAAAGTATAAAAAAGGCAATTTATTCATTAACTTCAAAGTCAAGTTACCATCTGTTCAAGATTTTCTTAATGGAGAACAGGATTTGACTCTTCTCAGTAAGGTATTACCCTCCACCAAGCCAACGGCCAACATAGCTAGCACTATTTTTGAAGAGACACATTTGGCCAATATTCCGGGT
- a CDS encoding predicted protein has translation NHQIHQNHQNQQQQQYSQIPLGKSEFELTEYDLKSRDSKYRRWTPKMDQFLIKLLSDVVHSYPKGAEAEMTKKAWAYVTGQLRAANPETVYSTYTKYSCQQHLLNVNHHRYKIWYYLMLHQKNAPATSYAYRWNPELGRFQVIDNANSTLILDERQVKSLLYSDSLSLPHLQSFNKGNLIVNDFFLSDNLRYMSVYHNEVLPLLIRLDPKYAEGLGDLYADIPKFDYQEASLEYFKPLVPARAHKMAPVQQSVVKKRTHSDIPSDISLPFSKSLGSLTDDTDPDVSGQQQSVPDEDSVDPALKRSRNSLQDTTSNTMDFENALATAAIAAINSPPVTNGRDSLPFYIKDRKWFNRLLNLHESGLIGVQEVLTVCEGVRDGKIPLFMLNVLDQSYYPTRNNTGLSEELPDDETAKRIREFMLPMVYNS, from the exons AATCACCAAATTCACCAAAACCATCAgaaccagcaacaacagcagtaTCTGCAGATACCACTCGGAAAGTCCGAGTTTGAGCTCACGGAGTATGATCTCAAGTCGCGCGACTCGAAGTACCGTAGATGGACGCCTAAGATGGACCAGTTTCTCATCAAGTTGCTTTCAGATGTGGTGCACAGCTATCCCAAGGGAGCTGAGGCAGAGATGACGAAAAAGGCATGGGCCTATGTCACGGGCCAGTTGCGTGCAGCCAACCCAGAAACAGTCTATTCCACTTATACCAAATACTCGTGCCAGCAGCATTTGCTCAATGTGAATCATCACCGATATAAGATTTGGTACTACTTGATGCTTCACCAGAAAAACGCACCTGCTACCAGTTACGCATACCGGTGGAATCCAGAATTGGGCCGGTTCCAAGTTATCGACAATGCTAACAGTACGTTGATTCTTGATGAAAGACAAgtcaagtcgttgttgtaTAGCGATTCGCTTCTGCTTCCACATCTCCAGTCGTTTAACAAAGGCAACTTGATTGTTaacgacttcttcttgagcGACAACTTGCGCTACATGTCAGTTTACCATAATGAGGTTTTGCCGTTGCTCATCAGGCTAGATCCCAAGTACGCTGAAGGGTTGGGAGATCTTTACGCGGACATCCCCAAGTTCGACTACCAGGAAGCCAGTCTTGAGTACTTCAAGCCTTTGGTTCCAGCCAGAGCTCACAAGATGGCACCC GTGCAACAGTCTGTTGTCAAGAAGAGAACCCATTCGGATATACCTTCTGATATTTCGCTTCCATTTTCCAAGTCTCTCGGCTCATTGACGGATGATACCGATCCAGACGTCAGTGGACAGCAACAACTGGTCCCAGACGAAGACTCAGTAGATCCAGCTCTCAAAAGGTCTAGAAACTCACTCCAAGACACAACGTCCAACACAATGGATTTCGAGAATGCTTTGGCAACTGCAGCCATCGCAGCCATCAACTCTCCACCTGTAACTAATGGAAGAGACTCACTTCCTTTCTACATCAAGGACCGGAAGTGGTTCAACAGATTGCTCAATCTCCACGAGTCGGGTCTCATAGGTGTACAGGAAGTGCTTACCGTCTGTGAAGGTGTCAGAGACGGCAAGATCCCCTTGTTCATGCTCAATGTTCTAGACCAATCGTACTACCCTACTCGAAACAATACCGGTTTGTCTGAAGAGTTGCCTGATGATGAGACTGCTAAAAGAATCAGAGAGTTCATGCTACCAATGGTATATAATTCGTGA